In one window of Janthinobacterium sp. 1_2014MBL_MicDiv DNA:
- a CDS encoding serine hydrolase domain-containing protein yields MMTKLAAIITGMTLMLAACKPAATAPAHDIATAMSQTATTLLQSTLLHATSIAVVYRGKEFILHQGELETGKANPPNDTTLYEIGSVSKTFAGLLLANAVLDGKAALDDPIQKYLAAAYPNLQSQGQPVRLRHLVTHTSNMPGMLPLQVNTVLKDFTAHATPARLNAAYASYGQRQFWQDLHTVSIKGPLGKDYAYSSAGTELIAHTLETIYGMPYEVLLTQFLAREAGMQDTRLRITAQDAGRLAPGYHSDNPVITTPMPQLPWGAAGNLKSTMPDMAKYLRLQLGAHPAVVESHKPLVRFQDDFSIGYFWNIGSNRQLGTHYVHHGGVPRAQSYAYVVPKYQLGVFIITNQSGDATAGAMESALAHIFDAVEAMDGAK; encoded by the coding sequence ATGATGACCAAACTCGCCGCAATCATAACTGGAATGACACTCATGCTGGCAGCTTGCAAGCCAGCGGCCACAGCACCTGCGCATGACATTGCTACCGCCATGAGCCAGACCGCGACCACCCTGCTGCAGTCGACATTGCTGCACGCGACCTCGATTGCTGTCGTTTATCGCGGCAAGGAATTCATTCTGCATCAAGGCGAACTGGAGACCGGCAAAGCCAATCCGCCGAACGATACAACACTGTATGAAATCGGCTCAGTCAGCAAAACTTTTGCCGGCCTGCTACTGGCGAACGCCGTGCTGGATGGGAAGGCGGCGCTCGACGATCCCATACAAAAGTACCTGGCGGCCGCCTATCCGAACCTGCAGTCGCAGGGGCAGCCGGTTCGCCTGCGCCATTTGGTCACGCACACCAGCAATATGCCGGGCATGCTGCCATTGCAGGTGAACACCGTGTTGAAGGATTTCACGGCACACGCCACGCCGGCAAGGCTCAATGCGGCCTACGCCAGCTACGGACAACGGCAATTCTGGCAGGACTTGCACACAGTCAGCATCAAGGGTCCGCTTGGCAAGGACTATGCGTATTCCAGCGCCGGCACCGAACTCATTGCGCACACGCTCGAAACAATCTACGGCATGCCCTACGAAGTCCTGCTCACGCAATTCCTCGCGCGCGAAGCCGGCATGCAAGATACCAGGCTGAGAATCACAGCCCAGGATGCCGGCCGGCTGGCGCCCGGCTACCACAGCGACAATCCCGTCATCACGACACCGATGCCGCAACTGCCCTGGGGCGCAGCCGGCAACCTGAAGTCGACCATGCCGGATATGGCGAAGTACCTGCGCCTGCAATTGGGCGCCCATCCTGCGGTCGTCGAATCGCACAAGCCGCTGGTCCGCTTTCAGGACGACTTCAGCATTGGCTATTTCTGGAACATCGGCAGCAATCGCCAGTTGGGCACGCATTATGTGCACCATGGCGGCGTGCCACGTGCGCAAAGCTACGCCTACGTCGTTCCCAAATATCAGCTTGGGGTCTTCATCATCACCAACCAGAGCGGCGACGCTACTGCCGGCGCCATGGAAAGCGCGCTGGCGCATATTTTCGACGCAGTGGAAGCCATGGACGGCGCAAAGTAG
- the gyrB gene encoding DNA topoisomerase (ATP-hydrolyzing) subunit B — translation MSENPQDTPIQAKTEEYGAASIQILEGLEAVRKRPGMYIGDTSDGTGLHHLVFEVLDNSIDESLAGHCTEIHVTIHSDNSISITDNGRGVPTGLKMDDKHDPKRSAAEIVMTELHAGGKFDQNSYKVSGGLHGVGVSCVNGLSKLLKLTIRRDGKVHHMEFVRGVPQDRQIVMVGDIATSPIKVIGETDKRGTDVHFWADEEIFTHVEFHYEILAKRIRELSFLNNGVNIKLSDQRTGKEEIFAFEGGTRGFVEYINKAKSVLHPTIFQATGERMSDQGTNISVDVSMQWNDAYNEQVLCFTNNIPQRDGGTHLTGLRAAMTRVINKYIDEHEFAKKAKVEISGDDMREGLTCVLSVKVPEPKFSSQTKDKLVSSEVRGPVEEIVAKTLADYLQEKPNDAKIICGKIVEAARAREAARKARDLTRRKGIMDGLGLSAKLADCQEKDPALCELYIVEGDSAGGSAKQGRDRKFQAILPLRGKVLNVEKARFEKMLSSEQITTLIATLGTSIGPDEFNVEKLRYHRIIIMTDADVDGAHIRTLLLTLFYRQMPQLVERGHIYIAQPPLYKVKAGRDERYLKDDAEEASYMMTVALNTAVLVPKEGAEGISGETLAELVRKFNLSNTIMTRLTRVIDRAALTAIMTGVQLDLSTLDLAEASALALQTAINDSAVQVRVRSDDLSEKHMLRIERMHHGNVKVSAIDAEFVQGPDYAVLSNGAATFEGLIGEGAFVRRGEGERVKEIAVVDFHQAMQWLRDEAERTVSKQRYKGLGEMNPDQLWETTMDPTVRRLLKVQIEDAIAADQIFTTLMGDDVEPRRAFIENNALRAGNIDV, via the coding sequence ATGTCCGAGAATCCACAAGACACCCCGATCCAGGCCAAAACGGAAGAATACGGCGCCGCCTCCATCCAGATCCTGGAAGGCCTGGAAGCCGTACGCAAACGCCCGGGCATGTACATTGGCGACACCTCGGACGGCACCGGCTTGCACCATCTGGTATTCGAAGTGCTGGACAACTCGATCGATGAATCGCTGGCCGGCCACTGCACGGAAATCCACGTCACCATCCACAGCGACAATTCGATCTCGATCACCGACAATGGCCGCGGCGTGCCGACCGGCCTGAAAATGGACGACAAGCACGATCCGAAGCGTTCGGCGGCGGAAATCGTCATGACCGAATTGCACGCGGGCGGCAAGTTCGACCAGAACTCGTACAAAGTATCGGGCGGTTTGCACGGCGTCGGTGTGTCCTGCGTCAATGGCCTGTCGAAATTGCTGAAGCTGACCATCCGCCGCGACGGCAAAGTGCATCACATGGAATTCGTGCGCGGCGTGCCGCAAGACCGCCAGATCGTCATGGTCGGCGACATCGCGACGTCGCCGATCAAGGTCATCGGCGAAACGGACAAGCGCGGCACCGACGTGCATTTCTGGGCCGACGAAGAAATCTTCACGCACGTGGAATTCCACTACGAAATCCTGGCCAAGCGCATCCGCGAACTGTCCTTCCTGAACAATGGCGTCAACATCAAGCTGTCGGACCAGCGCACGGGCAAGGAAGAAATCTTCGCCTTCGAAGGCGGCACGCGCGGTTTCGTCGAGTACATCAACAAGGCCAAGTCGGTCTTGCACCCGACCATTTTCCAGGCCACGGGCGAGCGCATGTCGGACCAGGGCACGAATATCTCGGTCGACGTGTCGATGCAGTGGAACGATGCCTACAACGAACAGGTGCTGTGCTTTACGAATAACATCCCGCAACGCGACGGCGGCACCCACCTGACGGGCTTGCGCGCGGCCATGACGCGCGTGATCAACAAATACATCGATGAACACGAGTTCGCCAAGAAGGCGAAAGTGGAAATCAGCGGCGACGACATGCGCGAAGGCCTGACCTGCGTGCTGTCCGTGAAAGTGCCGGAACCGAAATTCTCGTCGCAGACGAAAGACAAGCTGGTGTCCTCGGAAGTGCGCGGCCCGGTCGAAGAGATCGTCGCCAAGACCCTGGCCGATTACCTGCAAGAAAAACCGAACGACGCCAAGATCATTTGCGGCAAGATCGTCGAAGCGGCGCGCGCGCGCGAAGCGGCCCGCAAGGCCCGCGACCTGACCCGCCGCAAGGGCATCATGGACGGCCTGGGCCTGTCGGCCAAACTGGCCGACTGCCAGGAAAAAGACCCCGCCCTGTGCGAACTGTACATCGTCGAGGGTGACTCGGCAGGTGGCTCGGCAAAACAGGGGCGCGACCGCAAGTTCCAGGCCATCCTGCCGCTGCGCGGCAAGGTCCTGAACGTGGAAAAAGCCCGTTTCGAGAAAATGCTGTCGTCGGAGCAGATCACCACCCTGATCGCCACCCTGGGCACCTCGATCGGTCCGGACGAGTTCAACGTCGAGAAACTGCGCTACCACCGCATCATCATCATGACCGATGCGGACGTCGACGGCGCCCACATCCGCACCCTGCTGCTGACCCTGTTCTACCGCCAGATGCCGCAACTGGTCGAACGCGGCCACATCTACATCGCCCAGCCGCCGCTGTACAAGGTGAAGGCCGGCCGCGACGAGCGCTACCTGAAAGATGATGCCGAGGAAGCAAGCTACATGATGACGGTGGCCCTGAACACGGCCGTGCTGGTGCCAAAGGAAGGCGCGGAAGGCATTTCCGGCGAAACCCTGGCCGAACTGGTGCGCAAGTTCAACCTGTCGAACACCATCATGACGCGTTTGACGCGCGTCATCGACCGCGCCGCCCTGACGGCCATCATGACGGGCGTGCAGCTGGACCTGTCGACCCTGGACCTGGCGGAGGCGTCGGCGCTGGCCCTGCAAACGGCCATTAACGACAGCGCCGTGCAAGTGCGCGTGCGCTCCGACGACCTGTCGGAAAAACACATGCTGCGCATCGAGCGCATGCACCACGGCAACGTGAAAGTCAGCGCCATCGACGCCGAGTTCGTGCAAGGCCCCGACTACGCCGTGCTGAGCAATGGCGCCGCCACCTTTGAAGGCTTGATCGGCGAAGGCGCCTTCGTGCGCCGCGGCGAAGGCGAGCGCGTCAAGGAAATCGCCGTCGTCGACTTCCACCAGGCCATGCAATGGCTGCGCGACGAAGCCGAGCGCACGGTCTCGAAACAGCGCTACAAGGGTCTGGGCGAGATGAATCCGGACCAGCTGTGGGAAACCACGATGGACCCGACCGTGCGCCGCCTGCTGAAGGTACAGATCGAAGACGCCATTGCGGCAGATCAAATCTTCACGACCTTGATGGGCGACGACGTGGAACCACGCAGAGCGTTCATTGAGAATAATGCGTTGCGGGCGGGGAATATCGACGTGTAA
- the dnaN gene encoding DNA polymerase III subunit beta — protein MQLVKTTRDTLLRPLQIVSGIVERRHTMPILANILIRKDGENVSFLSTDTEVQITTHAEIGSGADVTGTTVAARKLLDILRALPESGDVTMTLLNKRLTVQTGKSRFALQTLAAEEFPTVQQAESYNASVTLPQKTLKHLFNMVHFSMAQQDIRYYLNGLLLVLDGNNVIAVATDGHRLAFCQVATEQTFARQEVIIPRKTIIELQRLLEENDEPVQLDIAANQVKLTFADIELISKLVEGKFPDYTRVIPKGYKNDFTIGRDELLRSLQRAAIMTSDKFKGVRCIITPGSMKISSTNADQEEAVEELEIDYGGDSVDIGFNVTYLLDVLNNLKCEYVNIALGDSNSSALISIPDNADFKYVVMPMRI, from the coding sequence ATACCCTTCTCCGGCCACTGCAGATCGTGAGCGGTATTGTCGAGCGTCGGCACACTATGCCGATTCTGGCCAATATCCTCATCCGCAAAGACGGTGAAAATGTCTCCTTCCTGTCGACCGACACCGAAGTACAGATCACCACGCACGCGGAAATCGGCTCCGGCGCGGACGTCACGGGCACCACCGTGGCCGCGCGCAAGCTGCTCGACATCCTGCGCGCGCTGCCCGAATCGGGCGACGTCACGATGACCCTGCTCAACAAGCGCCTGACCGTGCAAACGGGCAAGTCGCGTTTCGCGCTGCAAACCCTGGCGGCGGAAGAGTTTCCGACCGTGCAACAAGCGGAAAGCTACAACGCGTCCGTCACCCTGCCGCAGAAAACGCTGAAGCACCTGTTCAACATGGTGCATTTCTCGATGGCGCAGCAAGACATCCGCTATTACCTGAACGGCTTGCTGCTGGTGTTGGATGGCAATAATGTCATCGCCGTGGCCACCGACGGCCACCGCCTGGCGTTTTGCCAGGTCGCCACCGAGCAGACGTTTGCGCGCCAGGAAGTCATCATCCCGCGCAAGACCATCATCGAACTGCAGCGCTTGCTGGAAGAGAACGATGAGCCGGTGCAACTGGATATCGCCGCCAACCAGGTGAAACTGACCTTTGCCGACATCGAGCTGATCTCGAAGCTGGTGGAAGGCAAGTTCCCCGACTACACGCGCGTGATTCCTAAAGGCTACAAAAACGACTTCACGATCGGCCGCGATGAACTGCTGCGCTCGCTGCAACGCGCCGCCATCATGACCAGCGACAAGTTCAAGGGCGTGCGCTGCATCATCACCCCGGGCAGCATGAAGATCAGCTCGACCAATGCGGACCAGGAAGAAGCCGTCGAAGAGCTGGAAATCGACTACGGCGGCGATTCCGTCGACATCGGCTTCAACGTGACCTATCTGCTGGACGTGCTGAACAACCTGAAGTGCGAATATGTCAATATCGCGCTGGGCGACTCGAACTCGTCCGCCCTGATCTCCATCCCGGACAATGCCGACTTCAAGTATGTCGTCATGCCGATGCGCATCTAA